The Microvirga lotononidis nucleotide sequence CGCCTATTTTGCCCAGGCGGAGCTCGACCGCCGCTTCAAGCCATGAAGGCCTTCATCGACGAGCATCGTGAGGTCTACGGGGTCGAGCCGATCTGCCATGTGCTGCCGATCGCCCCGTCAACCTACTACGAACATGCCGCTCGCAAGGCCAATCCCGATCGAGGGTCTGCACGAGAACGCCGGCATGCTGAACTCAGCCAGGAGATCCGCCGGGTCTTCGCGGCCAACTTCGGGGTCTATGGCGTCCGCAAGATCTGGCGCCAGCTGCAGCGTGAGGGCATTGATGTTGCGCGCTGCACGGTCGCCCGGCTGATGCGGCAGATGGGCCTGAAGGGTGTGGTGCGCGGCAAGAGCGTCAGGACGACCGTCAGCGACGCTGGCGTGCCGTGCCCGCGCGACCGGGTCAACCGGCAGTTCACGGCGCCGCGGCCGAACGCCTTGTGGGTGAGCGACTTCACCTATGTGGCGACCTGGTCGGGCTTTGTCTATGTCGCCTTCGTGGTACGCATCCGAGGAAGGACGCATTGCGCTAGTGAGTGAGACTGTGGATGGTCTGTCTATATAGACGTCAATATAGACAGTGCTTTAGCCATGGACATGATGGATGCTCGCCCGGGGCGCGTCAGCAGGATGGAGATCGTCGAGAGCGGTCGCCGGCGGCGGTTCACTGATGAGGCGAAGCTGGCGATTGTGGCGGAAAGCTATAGCGGCCTGCGCCAGGTCACCGCAACGGCGCAGCGCCATGGGATCACGCGCTGGCAGTTGAACGGGTGGCGCAGGGCCGCGCGGGAAGGAAGGCTCGTCAGCCGTTCGACGGACGGCTTTGTTCCGGCACTGATCGTTCCCGCGTCTCGTGGTGCAGTCGCGCAGCCTGCATCGGCTGCACCTATGCAGCCTCTCACACCCGACCACGGTCGCATGGAGGTCATGAGCGCGAACGGCAGGCGTGTGATTGTGGACCGGGATGTCGACGTTGAGGTGTTGCTGCGGATCATACGTGGTCTGGAGACGTTGCCATGAACCCGTTTCCGATGGGTCAGGCTGTGAAGGTATGGCTGGCAACCGGGCATACCGATATGCGCTGTGGCTTCCCCACTCTGGCTCTTCGGGTGCAGGAGATTTTGAAGCATGACCCTCTGGGCGGCCACCTTTTTTGCTTCCGGGGGCGCAAAGGTGATCTGATCAAAGTGATTTGGCATGACGGCCAGGGAGCCTGCCTGTTCACGCGAAAATTGGAGAAAGGCCGGTTCATCTGGCCCAATGTGGAGGGCGGCGCTGTTGCGATCTCGCCGGCGCAGCTGTCTTACTTGTTGTCCGGAATCGACTGGCGCAATCCGCAGGAAACCTGGCGTCCGACACGGGTTGGGTAGCATTATTCGATTGAAAAGACAGGGAAATTCTGTTCGAATGGCGTCATGCCGTCAACGCCTGTCGATCTTCCAGACGACCTTGTGAGCGCCTATCTGGCGCTGCTGTCCGAGCGTGAGGGGTTGCAGGCTGAACGGGATGTCGTTGTCGCCGAGAGGGACAGGGCTGTGGCGCAAGCCGCCAAGGCGCAGGCCCTGTTGTCCGACAGCGAGGCCCTGATCGCCAGTCTGGAACTGGCGATCGAAAAGCTGAAGCGCGAACTGCACGGCCAGCGGTCTGAGCGCGCGGCGCGACTGATCGACCAGCTCGAATTACAGCTCGAAGAACTGGTGATGGCCGCGACTGAGGATGAAGTTGCGGCGCAAGCCGCGGCCAGGAGCTCAAACGGGCGCTCCTTTGTGCGCCGGCGGCCGGTCCGAAAGCCCTGGCCGGAGACGATCGAGCGCGAACGTGTGGTGATCTCTCCCCCGGCGACCTGTGCCTGCTGCGGCGGCTCGCGCCTGGCGAAACTGGGCGAGGACATCACCGAGACGCTGGAGGAGATCCCGCGTCGGTTCAAGGTGATCGAGACGGTCCGGGAGAAGTTCACGTGTCGGGACTGTGAGGCGATCAGCCAGCCGCCGGCGCCGTTCCATGCCACGCCGCGCGGCTTCATCGGCCCTCATCTGCTGGCGACGATTCTGTTCGACAAGTTCGGCATGCACAGTCCGCTCAATCGCCAGAGCGCCCGGCTCACCTGCGAAGGCATCGCGCTGTCGACCTCGACGCTGGCCGATCAGGTTGGGTTTGGAACCTCCGCTCTCAGGCCGGTCTTCGATCTGATCGAGACGCATGTCTTTGCGGCCGAGCGCCTTCACGGCGACGATACGACCATCCCCATCCGGGCCAAAAGCAAGTGCACGACTGGACGGATCTGGACTTACGTGCGGGACGACCAGCCGTTTGGTGGGCCTGCGCCGCCAGCCGCGGTCTACTACGCCTCAGGTGACCGCCGCGGCGAGCATCCGCAGAAACACCTGGCCGGGTATGGCGGCATTCTGCAGAGTGACTGTTACAATGGCTTTGAGCCGATCAGTGTTGCCGAACAGAAAGCGGTGCCCCTTACCTTTGCCTTCTGCCACGCGCATGCGCGACGGAAATTCTTTGAACTGGCCGATATCGAGAAAAGGGCTCGGGATCGCAAAAGAAACGGCAAGCCGATCTCCCCGATCGCGTTGGAGGCCGTCAAGCGGTTCGACGCGCTGTTTGACATCGAGCGTCAGATCAACGGCTTGAGCGCCGCGGAACGACTGGCTGTGCGGCAGGAGAAGAGCAAGCCGCTGTTCGATGACATGCACGAGTGGCTGAAGCGGGAGCGTGCCACGCTCACGCGATCGTCCGAGGTGATCGGCGCCATCGACTACATGCTGAAGCGCTGGGATGGCTTTGCCCGGTTCCTGGAGGATGGCCGGGTGTGTCTGACGAACAATGCCGCCGAACGGGCCTTGAGAGGGATCGCCCTGGGGCGCCGCAACTGGACCTTCGCCGGGTCCCAGCGCGGGGCGGATCGTGCCGCCGTCATGCTCACCCTCATCACGACCTGTCGTCTTAACGACGTCGATCCAAAAGCCTGGCTCGCCGACGTACTGGCCCGGATTGCCGATCTTCCTGTCGCCCGCCTGCACGAATTGCTTCCCTGGGAATGGAAAAGGCTACGGCAGGCCGAGAACCCGGCCTCCCAGCTGGCCGCGTGACAGAAAAGGGACCGACGAATGGGATATCGCAACTCAACGCTGTACACGCTGAAATACGTGGCTGACATGCTCGGCGAAGACGAGGACGTCCTGCACGAGTGCTCGATCGAAATGTTCCCGGAAGACGGCCGCCTCAGTGCCTACGACAACTACCCAGCCTCCGAATTGACCGAGCACATTGTCCTCTTCACCGAGGATGGCATCGAGAACCTCAAGTACATCATCGAGGCTCGCAGGACCGTCGCATCACAAAAAGCCGCCCCTTAAACCTGCACCAACGTTAGCCACGATCCCATCGACGCGCGAGGCCTGATCCTGCGGTCTTCCTCGGATGCGTACCCTTCGTGATCGACGCCTTCGCTCGCAAGATCGTGGGCTGGCGCGTGTCGCGCTCAGCCCGGGCCGCGTTCGTGCTCGATGCCCTGGAGCAGGCTCTCCACGAGCGGCGACCTCTCCGGCAAGCCAACCTCATTCACCACAGCGATAGAGGGGGTCAATACGTGTCATTTAAGTACACCGAGCGCCTCGCCGAGGCGAGGATTGAGCCATCCGTCGGCAGTGTCGGCGACGCGTACGATGCTCTGGCGGAAACCGTCATCGGCCTCTTCAAGACTGAGGTGATCCATCGGCGTGGTCCGTGGCGCTCCTTTGAGGCCGTCGAATTCGTCACCCTCGAATGGGTCGATTGGTACAACAACCGGCGCCTGCTCGAGTCCATCGGCAGCATTCCGCCCGCCGAGGCGGAAGCCACCTACTATGCCCAGCTTGAGCTCACGCCGATGGCCGCATAGAATCCAAGCCAATTAGCCTCCGGAAAATCCGGCGCGGTTCAAAGCAGCACCTGCCGGATTGTCTGGAGCTCAGCGAATTTACGGAAGACAAGCAGGATGCCGTCCTGGACGCGCCGATCAGGGTCCTTCTCGATACGGTTGTCATCCGTCTTCACGTAGCCGACGGCGACGGTCAAATGGAGCTCGCCCCGCCGCGCCTTTTGGCGCATGGCCTCGACGGACCGCTGTCGAAAGATTGACAACTCCATCTCGCTCATGGTGCCCTTCATCCCAAGCAACAGCCGGTCATTGGGGGAGCGTGGATCATAGATTGCTTCCTCGTCGACAATCAATGTGCCGACCAGGCCGCAGAACTCCAGCAAAGTGTGCCAATCGCGGCCGTTCCGGGCAAGGCGTGATGCCTCCAGCGATACCACGGCGCCAACCCGCTCTTCGCAAATCGCTGCCAGCAGCTTCTCGAAGCCTGGTCGGACCGTTCCGCCACCGGATCGGCCGAGATCATCGTCGACGAGTTGGACATCGTCCCAGCCGAGCTGCCGCGCGCGTTCGACTAGACCATACTGACGGCGCTGGCTCTCGAGATTGTTGATGACCTGATATGCCTTGGACTGACGGACATACACGAGAGCGGCACGAGCAAGGTGCGTGGGCGTGATCTTACTCATTGCGTGCTCCCTTTTTGCCGTTGGCTGGAGGCTCTTTGGCCGGCTTCGTCGCCGCCTCCATCAGCAATGCTTGCAGAAGAGCCACTGCCTTCTGGCGGTCGGCGCCGCTCAGGTCGCCGGGTTGGGTGAGTGGAAGGAACAGATCCATTTGCACGCGACACTGCCGTCTCATTGCCGAATCCTCCGGGGCTTTCTTCCTCCAGACGACAGACTACGAGACGATCAACCAGATGGCGCAATTGAAGGAGTTGGCTGACCGGAAGGCGCGGAACTGTTACGATCTCTATCGAATAGGCTGCCGGATCGAACATCCAGGCCGGCACTTGGAAGGAGCCGCCCTGCGGTTGCCGGATCAGGAAATAATGAACACCATCATACTCATGGTCGCCGATCACCAGCACGGGTCGGCCAGCCAGCGGATGGTACGGATAGGCGATAACGGCTTCGAACGTCAGGAACCCGGCACTATGTCCCCGGCTCGGATGGTGGCGGCCGCACATGGGCAGCTATCGCGAGCCTTCTGGCCACGGCCAAAATGAACAACGTCGATCCGCACGCTTGGCTGACCCAGACCCTTGAGCGCATTGCCAACGGGTGGCCCGACCGCGAGATCGAAGCCCTCATGCCGTGGAACTACCGTCCCTGAGCGGCATCAGCTGCCCGCATACAGTCGAAGCCCTTCCAGGCCCGATAGTCATCGTGCAGCGTCAGCCACAGCAGGGCGAGCACGGTCTCGTCGATCTTGTCGTGGTCGATCTCCATGCCGCCAATCTACCATGCCGCAGTCGAAATTCCGCGGTCCTCGGCGGCTTGCAATTACCCACAATTCTGGCGTTGAACGGCAGCGCTTGCCTGGCTGAAACCGGCATGATTCCCTGTCTGGCTCCTCATCCCTGGAGAGAGGTGCCCCATGGACTGGGTTCTATCTCATCCCTCCCGTAATCATGCTCAGACCCGCAGGCCGGGATCATGTCAGGTGATCTCTGGCCCGCGAAGCTGCGGCTGTGCGGGTGCCACACCATGACGAGGGCCTCGCTCCCGGCACCCCACTCCATTGACGATGCTGCGGATGTCGTCGCCTGGGTCGATCGGGAGCTCGCCGGCTGCAGCTTGCCCGATCAACGTCTCGGCCGGCGCCTCCGCAAGCTTCTCGTCCAGATTGCCGGCGCCGTCGGAGGCAGCCTTCCGCTGGCCTGCCAGGACTGGGCCAACACCAAAGCAGCCTATCGCTTCCTGTCCAATGCCAAAGTCTCCGAGCACGCGATCCTTCAGGGCCACTTCCAGGCCACCCGCAGCCGCTTTGCTGCGGTCGATGGCCCGATCCTGGTCATTCAGGACACTACGGAACTGCCCTACCAGCGCGCACAGCCCCGGCGGATTGGGTCCATCTGCCGGGTCAACAGCGGGCGCGACAAGGAAGGCCGCTACAGGATGCACACGGTGTGCGGGCTGCTGATGCACTCCTGCCTGGCCGTAACCGCAGAGGGGCTGCCACTCGGGCTGTCGGCGATCAAGTTCTGGACGAGAGCTCAGTTCAAAGGCACCAAGGAACTCAAGCGCAGGATCAACCCGACCCGGGTGCCGATCGACCAGAAGGAGAGCATCCGCTGGCTCGAGTGCATGAAGCAGTCCGTGGCGCTGTTTGGCGCGCCGGAACGCTGCATCCATATCGGCGACCGCGAGAACGACATCTACGGGTTCTTCTGCACGGCTCAGGCTTTGGGCACGCACTTCCTGGTGCGGACCTGCGTGGATTGGACTTGTTTCGGGAAAGTGGAGAGCACTTCTTATCATCCAGGAGGTGCTCCATGCCCCACACACGCTTTACGAGAGAGTTTCGGGATGAGGCGGTGCGGCTCGCTCTGACCAGCGGCCGCAGCCGACGGGCGATTGCTGAGGATCTCGGCGTCGGCCTGTCGACCCTGCGCAGCTGGCTCGACCGTCGCCGTGAGCACGAGATCGACGCTCCGCCCGAGGAGCGGCAGGAGGACATGGCGACCGAGCTGAAGCGGCTGCGGCGCGAGAACGAGATCCTGCGTCAGGAGCGGGAGATCCTCAAACGGGCCACCGCTTTTTTCGCCAAGGAGGGAAGTCGATGAAGCTCCGGTTCATCGATGCGGCGAAAGAGAGCTTCCCCGTCACCCGTCTGTGCCAGGTCCTCGGTGTCAGCCAGAGTGGCTACTTTGCCTGGAGATCGCGTCCAGCCAGCCCGCGCCAGCGGGAGGATCTGGTGCTGTTGGCCCACATCCGCTCGGCCTTCACCCGCTCGCATGAGACCTACGGCAGTCCACGCATGACCCGCGAGCTGCAGGATGAAGGACTGCAAGTCGGTC carries:
- the tnpA gene encoding IS66-like element accessory protein TnpA — its product is MDMMDARPGRVSRMEIVESGRRRRFTDEAKLAIVAESYSGLRQVTATAQRHGITRWQLNGWRRAAREGRLVSRSTDGFVPALIVPASRGAVAQPASAAPMQPLTPDHGRMEVMSANGRRVIVDRDVDVEVLLRIIRGLETLP
- the tnpB gene encoding IS66 family insertion sequence element accessory protein TnpB (TnpB, as the term is used for proteins encoded by IS66 family insertion elements, is considered an accessory protein, since TnpC, encoded by a neighboring gene, is a DDE family transposase.) codes for the protein MNPFPMGQAVKVWLATGHTDMRCGFPTLALRVQEILKHDPLGGHLFCFRGRKGDLIKVIWHDGQGACLFTRKLEKGRFIWPNVEGGAVAISPAQLSYLLSGIDWRNPQETWRPTRVG
- the tnpC gene encoding IS66 family transposase; the protein is MPSTPVDLPDDLVSAYLALLSEREGLQAERDVVVAERDRAVAQAAKAQALLSDSEALIASLELAIEKLKRELHGQRSERAARLIDQLELQLEELVMAATEDEVAAQAAARSSNGRSFVRRRPVRKPWPETIERERVVISPPATCACCGGSRLAKLGEDITETLEEIPRRFKVIETVREKFTCRDCEAISQPPAPFHATPRGFIGPHLLATILFDKFGMHSPLNRQSARLTCEGIALSTSTLADQVGFGTSALRPVFDLIETHVFAAERLHGDDTTIPIRAKSKCTTGRIWTYVRDDQPFGGPAPPAAVYYASGDRRGEHPQKHLAGYGGILQSDCYNGFEPISVAEQKAVPLTFAFCHAHARRKFFELADIEKRARDRKRNGKPISPIALEAVKRFDALFDIERQINGLSAAERLAVRQEKSKPLFDDMHEWLKRERATLTRSSEVIGAIDYMLKRWDGFARFLEDGRVCLTNNAAERALRGIALGRRNWTFAGSQRGADRAAVMLTLITTCRLNDVDPKAWLADVLARIADLPVARLHELLPWEWKRLRQAENPASQLAA
- a CDS encoding IS4/Tn5 family transposase DNA-binding protein → MSGDLWPAKLRLCGCHTMTRASLPAPHSIDDAADVVAWVDRELAGCSLPDQRLGRRLRKLLVQIAGAVGGSLPLACQDWANTKAAYRFLSNAKVSEHAILQGHFQATRSRFAAVDGPILVIQDTTELPYQRAQPRRIGSICRVNSGRDKEGRYRMHTVCGLLMHSCLAVTAEGLPLGLSAIKFWTRAQFKGTKELKRRINPTRVPIDQKESIRWLECMKQSVALFGAPERCIHIGDRENDIYGFFCTAQALGTHFLVRTCVDWTCFGKVESTSYHPGGAPCPTHALRESFGMRRCGSL